A window of Notolabrus celidotus isolate fNotCel1 chromosome 11, fNotCel1.pri, whole genome shotgun sequence contains these coding sequences:
- the LOC117821692 gene encoding zinc finger BED domain-containing protein 4-like has translation MLQKQVDKMTHSDRTTETPDTEEPQEKKIRTSDEGGKSLLDMYDEILEENLIMEQHAGLTSRTSVQVHGYLSEAAIPRNESPLKYWKSNLSRFPALAKAACKYLSAPCTSVDSERLFSAASHIVDEKRNRIQCEKAEMLLFVKKNLPLLMKEA, from the exons ATGCTCCAGAAGCAAGTGGACAAAATGACGCACAGCGACAGAACTACGGAGACACCGGACACAGAAGAACCTCAAGAGAAGAAGATAAGAACAAGCGACGAGGGTGGAAAGTCGCTGCTTGACATGTATGATGAAATTCTGGAGGAAAACTTGATCATGGAACAGCACGCAGGCCTGACGAGCCGCACAAGTGTGCAG gtgCATGGCTATTTGAGTGAGGCCGCCATCCCCAGAAATGAGAGCCCACTGAAGTATTGGAAAAGCAACTTGTCTCGCTTTCCTGCCCTGGCCAAAGCAGCATGCAAGTACCTTTCAGCTCCATGTACAAGTGTGGACAGCGAACGTCTCTTCTCTGCTGCATCACAcattgttgatgaaaaaagaaacaggatcCAGTGTGAGAAAGCAGAAATGCTTCTCTTTGTCAAAAAAAACCTGCCTTTGCTGATGAAGGAGGCCTAG